The Nitrosomonas sp. genome has a segment encoding these proteins:
- the traD gene encoding conjugative transfer system coupling protein TraD (Members of this protein family are the putative conjugative coupling factor, TraD, as the term is used for the SXT and TOL plasmid systems.), giving the protein MTDVYDFDNPWRKIYEWPMAFGWFTASGVTLLLVYTIPIIPFRFGIILAGACAVFGMVRGIQAWRRYSDFNRMKLSGKRFIKLESVLKIARKAASRNNLWLGNGFQWTDIESGRMHALINQGIANQLGKEVLSNEGAYWLHGLSREEDMFTDLGSLVGHTLIVGTTRVGKTRMLDLLIAQAIVRNEPVIIIDPKGDHGLAENARRVCEALGQSDRFVFFHPAYPEKSISIDPLRNWNRKTELASRIASLIPSETGADPFTAFGWKVLNDIVNGLIATGTRPNLVQVRKYIEGGPDGLLLRALRQHFKVYVPGWESKAGGFIKKYRGNEVLAYTSFYKEVVAHEAQSVDLDGLISTFEHNREHFQKMIASLIPILSMLTSEPLKELLSPDFEPGHEREMTDAARAIKADKVLYIGLDSLADGMVGSAIGSLLLADLTAVAGDRYNYGIKTMKPVNLFIDEAAEVINQPTIQLMNKGGGALFRVTIATQTFADFASRLGDENKARQVLANTNNKIAMRILDSETQKYISEGIPKIKTRIMSVMYNHSIDSSMNDNDAGYREEAAQEEADLIPPAILSELPPLHYFARLSGGKTIKGRIPILK; this is encoded by the coding sequence ATGACTGATGTATATGATTTCGATAACCCCTGGAGGAAGATCTATGAGTGGCCGATGGCATTCGGCTGGTTCACTGCTTCTGGGGTAACGCTTCTACTGGTTTATACGATACCTATCATACCGTTCCGGTTTGGCATTATTCTTGCCGGAGCTTGTGCCGTTTTTGGGATGGTTCGCGGCATCCAGGCATGGAGAAGATACAGTGATTTTAATCGTATGAAGCTTTCTGGCAAGCGGTTCATAAAACTGGAAAGTGTCCTGAAGATAGCACGCAAGGCTGCCAGCAGGAACAATCTGTGGCTCGGCAATGGTTTCCAGTGGACAGACATCGAATCAGGCAGAATGCACGCCCTGATCAATCAGGGAATCGCCAACCAGTTAGGCAAAGAAGTTTTGAGTAATGAAGGTGCTTACTGGTTGCATGGATTATCCAGAGAGGAAGATATGTTTACCGACCTTGGTAGCCTGGTTGGACATACTCTGATCGTTGGCACGACGCGGGTTGGGAAGACAAGAATGCTTGATTTGCTGATCGCACAAGCCATTGTCAGAAATGAGCCAGTCATCATCATCGATCCAAAGGGTGATCACGGACTGGCCGAAAATGCACGACGAGTCTGTGAAGCACTCGGACAGTCTGATCGTTTTGTGTTTTTTCATCCAGCTTATCCAGAAAAATCGATCAGCATCGATCCACTGCGCAACTGGAACCGGAAAACAGAACTGGCCAGCCGAATTGCATCCTTGATTCCATCCGAAACCGGTGCCGATCCTTTCACTGCTTTCGGATGGAAAGTATTGAACGACATTGTGAATGGTCTGATTGCAACCGGTACACGGCCAAATCTGGTGCAGGTGAGAAAATATATAGAAGGAGGCCCGGACGGTTTGTTGCTAAGGGCACTGCGTCAGCATTTCAAGGTATACGTTCCCGGTTGGGAATCCAAAGCTGGCGGTTTTATCAAGAAATATCGTGGTAATGAGGTCCTTGCCTATACTTCTTTCTACAAGGAAGTAGTCGCTCATGAAGCCCAATCGGTCGATCTCGATGGCCTGATTTCAACATTCGAACATAATCGTGAGCATTTCCAGAAAATGATCGCCTCTCTTATTCCTATCCTGTCCATGCTGACGAGTGAACCACTAAAAGAACTGCTGTCTCCCGATTTCGAGCCAGGGCATGAACGTGAAATGACGGATGCAGCAAGGGCGATAAAAGCAGATAAGGTGCTGTATATTGGATTGGATTCACTCGCTGATGGCATGGTAGGCAGCGCCATTGGTTCTCTGCTGTTGGCCGACCTGACTGCGGTTGCTGGTGATCGGTATAACTATGGCATCAAAACTATGAAACCCGTCAATCTGTTCATCGATGAGGCGGCAGAAGTCATTAATCAACCAACAATCCAGTTAATGAACAAAGGTGGAGGGGCGCTCTTCAGGGTGACAATCGCAACACAAACCTTCGCAGATTTTGCCTCCCGTCTTGGGGATGAGAACAAGGCAAGACAGGTTCTTGCCAATACCAACAATAAGATTGCCATGAGAATTCTGGATTCCGAAACACAGAAATATATATCGGAAGGTATTCCAAAGATCAAGACACGCATCATGTCGGTTATGTACAACCACAGTATTGATTCGAGCATGAACGATAACGATGCAGGGTACAGGGAGGAAGCTGCCCAGGAAGAAGCGGATCTCATTCCACCAGCCATTCTGAGCGAATTACCGCCACTGCATTATTTTGCCCGTTTATCGGGCGGAAAGACGATCAAGGGGAGAATACCGATCCTGAAATGA
- a CDS encoding transposase — protein MKRLQAYKFRIEPNGEQQRAMRRIAGSCRFVWNKALALQIANHEAGEKFINHFDMCKWLPVWKKETDTLWLKETPSQLYQVVLKDLARAYKNFFEKRADFPSFKKKGVSSSFCFPQGCELDAGNNRIKFPKLSWIHYRKSRAIEGVIKNITVSCVAGKWYASIQTEREVAEPVHPSTSIVGLDAGVTLFATLSDGMMFEPVNAFRKNAVKLAKYQRCLSRKIKFSSNWKKQKQKISRLHQRVAHTRNDFLHKTSTVISKNHAMIVIEDLKVTNMSKSAAGTIGAPGRSVKAKSGLNKSILDQGWGEFRRQLEYKQAWRGGDVLAINPRNTSRTCPACDHVSAKNRKTQSKFDCVECGYAENADLNAAINILRAGHARLACQVNDAVMSSATGTHRSHQSHSGVEAAGITFL, from the coding sequence ATGAAACGCTTGCAAGCCTACAAATTTCGTATTGAGCCAAACGGCGAACAACAACGCGCCATGCGTCGTATCGCAGGTTCCTGTCGGTTCGTCTGGAACAAGGCGCTTGCACTGCAAATAGCCAATCACGAAGCAGGCGAAAAGTTCATCAATCATTTTGATATGTGCAAATGGCTTCCGGTCTGGAAAAAAGAAACTGATACCTTGTGGCTCAAGGAAACGCCATCGCAGCTATATCAAGTCGTGCTCAAAGACCTGGCGCGCGCTTACAAAAACTTCTTCGAAAAACGTGCCGACTTTCCATCCTTCAAAAAGAAGGGTGTTAGCAGTAGTTTTTGCTTCCCTCAAGGATGCGAACTCGATGCTGGCAATAACCGCATCAAGTTTCCCAAGCTGAGCTGGATTCACTATCGTAAGAGCCGCGCTATCGAGGGTGTAATCAAAAACATCACGGTGTCCTGTGTCGCTGGCAAGTGGTACGCCAGCATTCAGACCGAGCGCGAGGTTGCAGAGCCAGTGCATCCGTCTACGTCTATTGTTGGCCTCGATGCAGGCGTTACGCTGTTCGCTACACTCTCCGATGGCATGATGTTTGAGCCGGTCAATGCTTTCCGCAAGAACGCCGTAAAACTGGCAAAATACCAGCGTTGTTTGAGCCGCAAAATCAAGTTCAGCAGCAACTGGAAAAAACAGAAACAGAAAATATCACGATTACATCAACGGGTAGCTCATACTCGGAATGACTTTCTCCACAAGACTTCTACTGTCATCAGCAAAAACCACGCGATGATTGTTATCGAAGATTTGAAAGTCACGAACATGAGCAAGTCGGCAGCAGGCACCATTGGTGCACCAGGGCGAAGTGTCAAAGCCAAGTCCGGCCTCAATAAGTCGATTCTCGATCAGGGCTGGGGTGAGTTTCGCCGCCAGTTGGAATACAAGCAAGCGTGGCGTGGCGGTGATGTACTTGCCATCAATCCGCGCAACACCAGCCGGACGTGTCCGGCCTGCGACCATGTATCTGCCAAGAACCGCAAGACACAATCCAAGTTTGATTGCGTCGAATGTGGGTATGCAGAAAATGCAGACCTCAATGCGGCCATCAATATTCTAAGGGCAGGACATGCCCGGCTCGCCTGCCAAGTGAACGATGCAGTAATGTCGTCAGCAACAGGAACTCACCGAAGCCATCAATCCCATTCCGGGGTTGAGGCAGCAGGAATCACCTTCCTTTAG
- a CDS encoding OmpA family protein, with product MQKFFIIMPGLMLIACAGQPKQQPKILIEKPPKIFYEIAWFDNEWRICEVGINCTRPTMKSPIQTISFAAVSSNANQAGVKGDSQRKIVLHFNFDQAESRGIRDLNVFLTTLSEGDRIRIDGYTDSTGAKEYNQKLAERRAEWVAAWIKSRGIRNPLEIRAMGNCCYLADNQTDKGRALNRRVEVSLIRKETL from the coding sequence ATGCAAAAGTTTTTCATCATCATGCCTGGATTAATGCTGATTGCCTGTGCTGGTCAACCGAAGCAACAACCCAAGATACTCATTGAAAAACCACCAAAAATATTCTATGAAATTGCCTGGTTCGACAATGAATGGCGCATCTGCGAAGTAGGTATCAATTGCACCAGACCAACCATGAAATCACCCATTCAGACTATTTCCTTTGCTGCTGTAAGCAGCAATGCAAACCAGGCTGGCGTGAAAGGTGATTCTCAACGAAAGATTGTGCTGCACTTCAATTTCGATCAGGCGGAAAGCCGTGGTATTCGTGATCTCAACGTATTTTTAACGACACTATCGGAAGGTGATCGTATACGTATCGATGGCTATACCGACAGCACCGGAGCAAAAGAATACAACCAGAAGCTCGCCGAGCGACGGGCTGAATGGGTAGCTGCGTGGATCAAATCACGCGGCATCAGGAATCCACTGGAAATCAGAGCCATGGGCAATTGTTGCTATCTGGCGGATAACCAGACGGATAAGGGGCGTGCGCTTAACCGTCGCGTTGAAGTGAGCTTAATCAGAAAGGAGACACTATGA
- a CDS encoding thermonuclease family protein, with protein MNLKNFKQVLFLVLLCVALLPLPAAAQEHIGRVVGVSDGDTLTILDNRKKQIKVRLAEIDTPESAQPYGKRAKQELSRIVYGKTILVKVRDIDRYGRTVGRVYAGEIDVNAEMVRLGAAWVYRKYAKDQNLYALEKQARKNGSGIWSLPEAQRIPPWEWRQAKKR; from the coding sequence TTGAATCTCAAAAATTTCAAGCAAGTTTTATTTCTTGTTTTACTATGCGTCGCGCTCTTACCGTTACCCGCAGCAGCTCAGGAACACATTGGGCGAGTGGTGGGTGTGTCAGATGGAGATACGCTAACAATCCTGGACAATCGAAAAAAGCAAATCAAAGTACGGCTCGCTGAGATCGATACACCCGAATCAGCCCAGCCTTATGGAAAGCGTGCAAAACAGGAATTATCCAGGATTGTCTACGGTAAAACCATACTCGTCAAAGTACGGGATATAGATCGCTATGGGCGTACAGTTGGACGAGTCTATGCAGGTGAAATCGATGTAAATGCAGAAATGGTTAGACTTGGAGCTGCCTGGGTATATCGAAAATATGCCAAGGATCAAAATCTCTATGCTCTGGAAAAACAGGCCAGGAAGAATGGATCGGGGATATGGAGTCTACCGGAAGCTCAGAGAATTCCACCATGGGAATGGCGACAGGCAAAAAAAAGATGA
- a CDS encoding lytic transglycosylase domain-containing protein, with product MCMKILFLLTMLLLSMIAEAACFDEASRRYRIHPDLLKAISKVESNGNPKAVNYSNKNGSRDIGHMQINSSWLRKLGKYGITEQSLFDPCINTFVGAWVLANNFKDIGYNWTAIGAYNAKSPDKRIIYARKVKTALNRIRSQQ from the coding sequence ATGTGCATGAAAATACTCTTTCTGCTCACAATGTTACTGCTTTCGATGATTGCTGAAGCGGCCTGTTTTGATGAGGCATCACGGCGTTACCGTATTCACCCGGATCTGCTCAAGGCAATCTCGAAAGTTGAATCCAACGGTAATCCCAAGGCTGTCAACTACAGCAACAAGAACGGCTCTCGCGACATTGGCCACATGCAGATCAACAGCAGTTGGTTGCGCAAACTGGGTAAATACGGCATCACCGAACAATCCCTGTTCGATCCCTGTATCAACACTTTCGTTGGTGCCTGGGTGCTGGCAAACAATTTCAAGGATATTGGCTATAACTGGACAGCAATTGGTGCCTATAACGCCAAATCACCTGACAAGCGGATCATCTATGCCCGCAAGGTTAAGACAGCACTCAATCGCATCAGGAGCCAGCAGTAA
- a CDS encoding IS701 family transposase has protein sequence MRGLFQSDRATMLRMGEVNEVDHQAMQHMLTSGAIDWHGFGAQIAREADALLGGDKATLIIDESGFAKKGEASAGVARQWNGRLGKVDNCQVGVFANLCRDSMASLIDAHLYLPEHWANDSDRCNKAAIPEAHQRYQSKCEIALSMIEKALQHGVRFGYVAIDAGYGKDAAFLRGVDNLGCTFVADVHCKQMIYLEDPAPHIPDWNGRGRRPTHMKAQSEAIRVDQWASEQPDTAWRHIKLREGEKGALEAQYLHTLVWVWDGTEPQARRWHLLVRREIGAREISHYCLSNAPFETPLQRLAQVQAQRFFIEHSFHEAKSECGMADYQVRRWDAWHHHMALVMLATLFLVKQKMQGREQWPMLSVNDLVTALAHMLPRRQLTAEELAEIIHKRHQRRSSAKQSSVRQNRALE, from the coding sequence CTGCGTGGACTGTTTCAATCCGATCGGGCGACCATGCTGCGCATGGGCGAAGTAAACGAGGTTGATCACCAGGCTATGCAACACATGCTGACATCTGGTGCAATTGATTGGCATGGATTTGGTGCACAGATTGCGCGTGAAGCGGACGCGCTATTGGGTGGCGACAAAGCCACTTTGATCATTGATGAGAGTGGTTTTGCGAAGAAGGGTGAAGCCTCAGCAGGGGTTGCGAGGCAATGGAACGGCCGTCTGGGGAAGGTAGACAATTGCCAGGTTGGCGTATTTGCCAACCTGTGCCGGGACAGCATGGCAAGTTTGATTGATGCGCACCTGTATTTACCGGAACACTGGGCGAATGATTCGGATCGTTGCAATAAGGCAGCGATACCTGAAGCGCACCAGCGCTACCAAAGCAAATGCGAGATCGCGTTATCGATGATTGAAAAAGCGCTGCAACATGGTGTGCGCTTTGGTTATGTGGCCATCGATGCGGGTTACGGCAAGGATGCTGCCTTTTTACGGGGCGTTGATAATCTTGGTTGCACATTTGTTGCAGATGTTCATTGCAAGCAGATGATCTATCTTGAAGACCCAGCGCCGCACATTCCAGATTGGAATGGCCGTGGCAGGCGGCCAACACACATGAAAGCACAAAGTGAAGCAATACGTGTCGATCAATGGGCATCTGAGCAGCCGGATACAGCATGGCGGCACATCAAGCTGCGCGAGGGTGAAAAAGGCGCGCTTGAAGCGCAATATCTTCATACACTCGTTTGGGTATGGGATGGCACCGAGCCTCAAGCGCGCCGATGGCATTTGTTGGTCAGGCGGGAGATTGGCGCACGCGAAATATCGCACTACTGCCTATCCAATGCGCCATTTGAAACACCATTGCAGAGGCTGGCGCAGGTGCAGGCACAGCGTTTCTTTATCGAACACAGTTTTCATGAGGCAAAGAGTGAATGCGGCATGGCCGACTATCAAGTACGCCGATGGGATGCATGGCATCATCACATGGCTTTGGTCATGCTGGCAACGCTCTTCCTGGTCAAGCAAAAAATGCAGGGCAGAGAGCAATGGCCGATGTTATCCGTCAATGACTTGGTAACAGCATTAGCTCATATGCTGCCTCGAAGACAGCTCACAGCCGAGGAATTGGCTGAAATTATTCACAAGCGGCATCAGAGGAGATCCAGCGCAAAGCAGTCTTCTGTCAGGCAAAATAGGGCTCTGGAATAA
- a CDS encoding conjugal transfer protein TraB, with amino-acid sequence MSNDSATSFAESLKNLSVKARQNLLLSGLAVVFFALVFGGVYLWDNQEPMLIPAMEQKPDTRNISAPGAQVDPREVWMSQSAQQLLQMDEIIRAMKQQITDLERKQEQEPQPGNFFAPLPQPVPEPTAQADSFKTEIPPPQPYLPPPMLEPGTAVEAAPPPVPGIAVFQMTATNPQATPEAKPEPPKTYIPSGTFMRSVLLGGMDAPTGGQAQNNPMPALLRVQDNAFLPNRYRAKLRECFVLGSGHGDISSERAHIRLESLSCTLKDGKVVDVPAKGYIVSEDGKAGLRGRLISKQGQIIANALMTGIIAGIGQGLQQSATSFSTSALGTVGTLNGAGNQFRAGMGAGIGRSLDRVSQYYIRLAEQLFPVIEVDAGRVVEVVLTKGIEFEIGDEQEMIGLGEPRNKLRRTAGRRG; translated from the coding sequence ATGAGTAATGATTCTGCTACAAGCTTTGCTGAATCCCTCAAGAATCTGTCGGTAAAAGCCAGGCAAAATTTGCTGCTCTCCGGACTGGCAGTTGTCTTTTTTGCGCTGGTATTTGGTGGAGTTTATCTATGGGACAACCAGGAACCAATGCTGATTCCTGCCATGGAACAGAAACCGGATACGCGCAACATTTCCGCGCCCGGTGCCCAGGTTGATCCACGCGAGGTCTGGATGTCGCAATCGGCACAACAGTTGTTGCAGATGGATGAAATCATTCGCGCCATGAAACAACAGATAACAGATCTGGAGCGCAAGCAGGAACAGGAACCACAACCCGGAAATTTCTTTGCCCCATTACCACAGCCCGTCCCGGAGCCAACCGCCCAAGCCGATTCCTTCAAGACGGAAATACCGCCACCACAGCCATATCTTCCTCCTCCCATGCTGGAACCAGGTACTGCTGTTGAAGCTGCACCACCGCCCGTGCCAGGTATCGCGGTATTCCAGATGACGGCAACCAACCCACAGGCTACGCCCGAAGCCAAACCGGAGCCACCCAAAACCTACATTCCTTCTGGCACATTCATGCGATCGGTGCTGCTGGGCGGAATGGATGCGCCAACCGGTGGCCAGGCACAGAACAATCCGATGCCTGCATTGCTTCGAGTGCAGGACAATGCTTTCCTGCCAAACCGTTACCGAGCGAAGCTTAGGGAATGCTTCGTTCTGGGTTCCGGCCATGGCGACATCAGCTCGGAGCGTGCCCACATAAGACTTGAATCGCTTTCCTGCACACTCAAAGACGGCAAGGTCGTCGATGTGCCTGCCAAGGGCTATATCGTGAGTGAAGACGGCAAAGCCGGATTGCGAGGGAGACTGATCAGCAAGCAGGGTCAGATAATCGCCAACGCGCTCATGACGGGCATCATTGCTGGTATCGGTCAGGGATTGCAACAAAGTGCCACCTCATTTTCAACCAGCGCACTGGGGACGGTCGGCACTCTCAACGGCGCGGGCAATCAGTTCCGCGCAGGAATGGGTGCGGGCATCGGTCGCTCGCTTGATCGCGTATCGCAATATTATATTCGCCTTGCTGAACAGCTCTTTCCGGTCATCGAGGTCGATGCGGGTCGAGTTGTAGAGGTAGTGCTGACCAAAGGCATCGAATTTGAAATAGGAGATGAGCAGGAAATGATCGGTCTTGGAGAACCGCGCAACAAGCTGCGCCGCACGGCAGGAAGAAGGGGCTAG
- a CDS encoding DUF1845 family protein has protein sequence MNFYQSHGNEMETKPANSRPYVVQNIPLQSFHAQQVFRRGFDSYSDAIYSLSVVLRAVGTESQVCDMEGLIDEKLNKAQADIHNEIIRLEKVAENNGITLDAINYSHPAVVEARISSHRSAKYAGIIREFDGMIAKLDAMWLSGTIADQEYSRILYEWKRRILRIATHVRGVVREAMIESRKKPQQENPVDVPSVSDDAVSLQETAIINDASNSSESSEPSITRNAAAPGAFSWLRADR, from the coding sequence ATGAATTTTTATCAATCTCATGGAAATGAAATGGAAACCAAACCAGCCAACAGTCGCCCTTATGTAGTGCAAAATATCCCGCTGCAATCCTTTCATGCACAACAGGTGTTCCGACGAGGATTCGATTCTTATTCTGATGCGATCTATTCGCTTTCCGTTGTGTTACGTGCAGTTGGTACTGAATCCCAGGTGTGTGATATGGAAGGTTTGATCGACGAAAAACTGAACAAGGCACAAGCTGACATTCATAATGAAATCATTAGACTCGAAAAAGTTGCCGAGAACAATGGAATTACTCTGGATGCGATCAATTATTCTCATCCTGCGGTCGTTGAAGCAAGGATTTCCTCTCACCGTTCGGCCAAATATGCAGGAATTATTCGTGAATTCGATGGAATGATAGCCAAACTGGATGCAATGTGGCTATCTGGCACCATTGCAGATCAGGAATACTCGCGAATCCTTTATGAATGGAAAAGAAGGATTCTCAGGATCGCAACCCACGTCCGTGGCGTTGTGCGCGAGGCAATGATTGAGTCCAGAAAAAAACCCCAACAGGAAAATCCAGTCGATGTGCCATCTGTATCTGATGATGCAGTATCTTTGCAGGAAACAGCAATCATAAATGACGCATCAAACAGTTCTGAATCATCGGAACCATCCATAACAAGGAATGCTGCCGCTCCCGGAGCCTTTTCATGGCTGAGGGCGGACAGATAA
- the traE gene encoding type IV conjugative transfer system protein TraE, translating into MLFKKYTDERANAALEIRFMRLLLAALVLIIILTSLAILNLQGDARTVLVPPQIKQGFWVSNNMVSREYLEEMAYWYAGLALNVTPAGIAYQNELFLKYALPSEFGRLSQEMASRSDFLRRNQTSSQFSVQDITVDEKYLRVALSGKLHTWVADKRAGERDATFMIGFNYLNGKLYVSDFRETTRQNPLDDADAAKS; encoded by the coding sequence ATGTTATTCAAAAAATACACTGATGAACGGGCCAACGCCGCACTGGAAATCCGTTTCATGCGCCTCCTGCTGGCAGCACTCGTGCTGATCATCATCCTTACGAGTCTAGCAATACTCAATTTACAGGGAGATGCCCGAACGGTACTGGTGCCGCCGCAGATCAAGCAGGGTTTCTGGGTATCGAACAACATGGTATCCAGGGAATACCTTGAAGAAATGGCGTACTGGTATGCCGGGCTGGCACTCAACGTCACGCCAGCCGGTATTGCTTATCAGAACGAACTTTTTCTCAAATATGCACTGCCATCCGAATTCGGCAGGCTATCGCAGGAAATGGCTTCCCGTTCCGATTTTCTGAGAAGAAACCAGACTTCCTCACAATTTTCGGTACAGGACATCACCGTCGATGAAAAGTATCTTCGAGTCGCACTTTCCGGCAAGTTGCATACGTGGGTGGCCGATAAACGGGCTGGTGAGCGTGATGCGACCTTCATGATCGGATTCAACTATCTAAATGGAAAACTCTATGTTTCGGATTTTCGTGAGACGACCCGGCAGAATCCTCTGGATGATGCTGACGCTGCTAAGTCTTGA
- a CDS encoding type-F conjugative transfer system secretin TraK: MMLTLLSLDTTAAQLLQGEPDETLHATVSRSEPTLVRVEGSRITRVYGAEGDFTAVPDSETGAAYIKPMVDKSHISIFITDESKHTWKLLLAIIDKPADTIVIHRRKKSVRTVEADHDMERNRAIKRMILVLESPQNTDMEARSVNRVVPLWNDVMFVLTATVEGRYTGEKYRMKNTSSHQLVIDERELYRPGVVAVSVERPVLNPGEVSDVFIILENSDE; encoded by the coding sequence ATGATGCTGACGCTGCTAAGTCTTGATACGACGGCAGCCCAGCTTTTACAGGGGGAACCGGATGAAACCCTGCATGCCACGGTTTCTCGCTCGGAACCGACGCTCGTGCGGGTGGAAGGCAGCCGTATCACACGGGTATACGGCGCAGAAGGAGACTTTACCGCAGTGCCAGACAGCGAAACCGGTGCCGCCTATATCAAGCCGATGGTGGACAAATCGCATATAAGCATATTCATCACCGATGAATCGAAGCATACCTGGAAACTTCTGCTGGCTATCATCGACAAGCCAGCCGACACCATCGTAATCCATAGGAGAAAAAAGTCTGTCAGAACAGTTGAGGCAGATCATGACATGGAGCGCAATCGCGCCATCAAGCGCATGATCCTTGTACTGGAATCGCCTCAGAACACGGACATGGAAGCACGTTCAGTCAACCGGGTGGTGCCACTATGGAACGATGTGATGTTTGTTCTCACTGCCACGGTAGAAGGTCGCTACACAGGGGAAAAGTACCGGATGAAGAACACATCCAGCCATCAACTGGTAATTGATGAGCGTGAGCTTTACCGGCCAGGAGTCGTCGCCGTATCAGTCGAGCGTCCCGTTCTGAATCCAGGAGAAGTATCGGATGTATTCATTATTCTGGAGAATTCGGATGAGTAA
- the traL gene encoding type IV conjugative transfer system protein TraL — MNGDETGFIPTFLDARERFLWWEIDQLVLAIMLIGIGLALGMAMLGLVGGTSAAWAYGRMKAGKHSRFAIHVLYWWFPGSLFIKPKTLPSSSLRYFLG; from the coding sequence ATGAATGGCGATGAAACCGGATTTATACCAACTTTCCTCGATGCGCGGGAGCGATTTCTCTGGTGGGAAATCGATCAGCTTGTTCTGGCAATTATGCTGATTGGCATCGGTCTTGCCCTTGGCATGGCCATGCTTGGTCTGGTCGGTGGCACTTCGGCAGCGTGGGCTTATGGTCGGATGAAGGCTGGGAAACATTCGCGTTTCGCCATTCATGTCCTCTACTGGTGGTTTCCAGGCAGTCTGTTCATAAAACCCAAAACCCTGCCATCTTCCAGTCTGCGCTATTTTCTGGGTTGA
- a CDS encoding DUF4400 domain-containing protein: MAGLIATWFLIPRQVLEQTRIVDRQQMASLAGDNANHWVNSKASESMLEFSGELAKAASFEITDELKGWVLDRIYITLLWSDIVFYRVYSFALWILIAFPILLAASSDGVLVREIRKNMFISQSPLRLSIGANLFVFSFALLLLWLFMPFPLPAILAPCLILLVVFSLWMWMSNIQKRI; this comes from the coding sequence TTGGCTGGACTGATCGCAACCTGGTTTCTGATTCCAAGACAGGTCTTAGAGCAGACGCGTATCGTGGATCGCCAGCAAATGGCATCTCTGGCTGGAGATAATGCCAATCACTGGGTAAATTCAAAAGCATCGGAGTCTATGCTGGAATTTTCCGGAGAATTAGCAAAAGCGGCATCTTTTGAAATTACTGATGAACTCAAGGGATGGGTGCTTGACCGGATTTATATCACGTTACTATGGAGTGATATTGTCTTTTATAGAGTGTATTCTTTCGCACTCTGGATTTTGATTGCATTCCCAATTCTGCTCGCTGCATCTTCGGATGGGGTGTTGGTGCGCGAGATCAGAAAAAATATGTTCATTTCGCAGAGTCCTCTGCGGCTTAGTATTGGCGCAAACCTCTTTGTTTTTTCCTTTGCTCTTCTCCTGCTCTGGCTGTTCATGCCATTTCCTTTACCGGCAATATTGGCTCCATGCCTGATTCTTCTTGTCGTTTTTTCACTCTGGATGTGGATGTCTAACATACAAAAGAGAATATGA
- the tnpA gene encoding IS200/IS605 family transposase: MEKNNEIRHGRHCVFKMHIHLVFVTKCRRGVFTKEVIADLRGIFAGVCTDLESELVEFDGEHDHVHLLVNYPPKLAVSVLVNSLKGVSSRMIRKKNYPCIRKKLWGGALWSPSYFAGSCGGAPIAIIRQYIEQQQTPE, encoded by the coding sequence ATGGAGAAAAACAACGAAATAAGACACGGCAGGCATTGCGTTTTCAAGATGCACATTCACTTGGTCTTTGTGACGAAATGCCGCCGTGGTGTGTTCACCAAGGAGGTAATTGCCGACCTGCGCGGCATCTTCGCTGGTGTCTGCACCGACCTTGAGTCGGAGCTGGTTGAATTCGACGGCGAGCATGACCATGTGCATCTCCTGGTGAACTATCCCCCCAAGCTAGCGGTATCGGTACTGGTGAACAGCCTCAAAGGGGTGTCCAGCAGGATGATTCGCAAAAAGAACTATCCCTGTATCCGCAAAAAACTATGGGGAGGTGCATTGTGGTCGCCATCGTATTTTGCAGGCTCTTGCGGCGGCGCACCGATTGCCATCATTCGCCAATATATAGAACAACAGCAAACACCTGAGTAA